Below is a genomic region from Nitrospira sp..
TGCCCATGGCTCAGCGATCAGATCTGCGCCCTCCCCCCCCATGGTCGGACGAGGGGTTATCTCCCGCGGAATCCTATTGAGCGCTGTACCGGAATCAAGAAGATCGTACTCATAATCGTCATGTTCATATTTATTGCCCAAGACTGACGCGAGATCGAACCGAAACCCATCGACCCCCAGAACATCGCGCCAATAGGCCAATGAATCGACGATGAGGTTTTGCGCGATTGGATTATGCGAATTATAATTCCCACCGACTCCCGTGTTGTCATAGGAATATGTGTTTCCGCTGAGCGAATAGTATGTCGGATTGTCGAGACCCCGCCAACTTCTCACGTTATAGGTCAAAGGATCCGATGATCTCCATGCGTACCCTTCACCCGTATGGTTATAGACCACATCGATGAAGACTTTCATACCGGCATCATGAAAGGCCTTCACCATGGCTTTGAATTCTTTTGTAGGCCCTCCCGGCGTCTTACTGTACGAATAGCGTCGATCCGGGGAAAAATAGTTGTGCGTATCATAACCCCAATACCCGTCCCCACTTCCGCTATCGGGATCAACATCATTCATATCGTTCTGGCTCTCCTGAACCGGCAGCAATTCCACAGCCGTCACGCCGAGGCTTTTCAAGTAAGGAACCTTCAATGCGGCGCCACGATAGGTCCCCCGATATTTTGGCGGGATGTCTGTGTTGCTGTCGTGCTTGGTCAAACCCCTGAGATGAACCTCATAGATAATATCGTCTTTCAAGGCACGGGTCGGCTTTGTGCCTGTTGAGGTGGTATCGGGCCGCAGGACGATTCCTTTTGGAGCCTGTTGTCCCGAATCCAGGCAACGATAGTCCGGTCCGGTCGCATACCGTTGTCCTTCCTTGTATGCGGCATTCTGAGGATCATGACTGACTTCCAATGCATACGGGTCTAGGAGTACCTTGTTCGGATTGAAGCGGTTACCTTCGTTGTCCACATCGCAATCACCCACACACCCAGCGCAACTGCCTTTGGTCCACGTTGCCCGGTACGGCCAATTGGGTCCCCAGGCCCGATAACCGTAATAGACGGGACCTGATATGTGGTAGTCACTCACGAGGGTAGTCGTCGGGATCGTCACGCTCCAAACGCCCTCGCCGTCCTTGACGAGCGGCAGCGACCCCGCCTCGTCGACGCTTTGCGGCTTCTGATACAGATACAGCTCGATCCTTTCCGCCCGCGCTGAAAACACGCGGAATTGGACATTCGAACCGGACGCGTCATATCGCGCGCCTAACTTCATTGAATCGATAGCCCCACGCGCCTCACCAAGCGAGGCAAGCGGCCATACAAGACAGGCGACCACTGCAATGTTGTGGTATTTCGAGTTCTGCCACATGACTTGAGTTTTCACATCAGGCAAGACAAAGGCCGCCGGCCTCAACCGGCCCTATTGCGACGAGTGACGCGCCCTGTTCAGTCGAGGGCCTTGTGTCTTGTAACGTCTGTAGAAACGAGAGGTCCGATGACCTGTTCAGACATCATCCGACTACGCGAATACAGCATCCAGAAACTTGACCCAGCCCGGCCCGGTTGCAGAGAAATCCATAGCCACATACTTGCCGCGAAACGCGAGGTATTGGGTTTTCTCCGGCGGATACCAGATCGTGACACCGTTCGAATTCGCCACGGAACCACCCTCGCAATCGCTGACCACGATGCAGCGCGCCGCGGCCTTCGCGAACGCCTGCGCGCGCGAACGCAACACTGGGATAGTCGTTCCATCCGCAATCAGCTTCGCGAAATGGATCGCATCCACGTAGTCCGGGAACTCGTAGGATTGAACCTTCGTTCGCGCGAGATCGACGACAGACCGCTCTCTTGGCAACGACGCCGCCAGGGCGTCCCCAAAGCGGCTCCACGCGAGCACGGCCGCCTCCGTACGATCAGTCCGTATCGCACTCTGGGTGATGTTGCTGTCACCGACCACACGATACGATCGCATGTACTCGCGCACGATGGCCTTCGCCATGGCTTGCGGAGTCGGCTTGCGGTTCATGGCCTTGAGAACCTTGTCATACGGCCAACCGTCGCCGGGCTCTGTTTCCTGCGAACCGACGACATACTGGGCCAGATGGCGCAGGTGATGGGCAATCTCGAGCATGTTCATCAGACAGGCGTCGAAGCCCAAGATGGCTAATTTCTTCTTCTTGCCAAGCCCGGCGCGCATGAATGCCGTCTTCAGTTCATTCATGTCGAGTGAGGTCCCATAATCGTCATAGGCAATATCCCGGCGCACGGTGCGGAAACCGGCTCCATGATTCCACACCACCGTGATGGTGTTTTTCGCCGGATACCGCTCCAATCCCCAGTTCAAGAAATTCAAAAGAATCTCGGGATTGCCGGAGTCGCTCTCCGGCAGCCGTTCAATGACGAGTCTATGAGCCTGACCGGTCACATCGGGCTCGGAAATTTCATATCGTACGGAGCCATCATGCTCGCCCTGTGTATCGATCTGGACCCCGGCATAGGATGATGGGGCTGTGCCCACGGCCGTCATCTCGGCGATGTCTTCAATGCCGTTGTCGCTCAGGTTGTTGTCGCCGGCAATGTATGCGAGGAACGTCCATTGCCTGGGTGAAAGCGATTTCTTCTTCTTTCGTGTGGCCATCGTATCTCCCGTTAGGTAGTGGAGCGTCGCATAGGCTTACCGGGATGTCCGTCCACCAACTGTGATCCTGCTATCTCTCCGCTCGCGATCGTCACGATACGTCCCGACAGCGCTCGGGTCAATAGACAAAACGCTTGATGGATGTATCCGGCTGCTCAATGAGGAAGTGAGGAAATCTGCGCCCGAATAGCCGCCGGAACGCACGAAGTGCGGTTTGGAGCCGGCGACCCGGATTGAACGGAGCAACCAGTCATCGGTTCGACTCTGAAGCTTGCCTCACCGATTCCTACGAAGGGGGCCAAGCCCCCTTGTACGATTCCCACGAAGGGGACACATCCCCTTCGAAACCCCTCAGGCCGCTGGTTCTTATCATTTGGCAAGGCTCCAAGTTGCGAAGCAACCTGGAGCCGGCGACTGGAATCGAACCAGCGACCTGCGGTTTACGAAACCGCTGCTCTACCAACTGAGCTACGCCGGCGCGACTGCATTTTCATTCGGTGGCGGCCCCACTGTCAACCCTATCTTGATCCCAATTGTCGGCTAAGCCATGATTCGAACAAATGAACGTTCTTTTTAATAGGATCATCACGGACTGTGAGCTATTCTTACCCAAGCGAGACGAAGAACATTCAATGCGCGACTCTTCTGGCGCTCCATCACCGATAATGGACGATACAGATTCCCCTGTCGGACTGCGAAACGTCCTTGCGTCATACTGGCGTGACGTAGGTCTTGGGCTGGTCTTGAGCTTGGGGGTCGCATTCGCCCTCTACCACCTTTCCGGCTCCCTGCCGGCTTTCGTCGCGCACACCGATGATTTCTGGTTCCAGGCCGATCCGGAAAAAGTGTCTCAGGTCATGACCTGGCGAGACACCAGATTTCACTACGGAAACCGGAGCCGCAAGCACCCGCTCTATCCGCTGTTCACGTTCGGGCCGGTCTATCTAATCAAACATGCGCTTTCCCTGGATCCGACGACGGCGGTGAGGGTCTTTAACGCGGCGGTGGTGTCGGTGTGGATTGCGGTCTTCTTCTCGTTGTTGAGGGTGATTGGATGCCGGCGACCGGATGCAGCGCTCTTCACCATGCTGGCGTCCGTCAGCGCATCCTCGATCTTCATGTTCGTGATCCCCGAGACGTATGGTTTGGGCTCGCTCAGCCTGTTATGCGCCTTCTTGTTGGTCGCCTTGGCTGAATGCAGGCCGTTCGCCCCCGGTTGGTACGTCGCGGCGAATGCCTTATCGCTGGCTGTCACGACGACCAACTGGATGGCCGGAATTTTGGCTCTGTGGGTGACATATCCTTGGAAGCGTGTCTTGCGGCTCATGCTCTATTCATTGTGCCTGGTGATGGTGCTGTGGATCATCCAGAAGGCCTTGATTCCATCAAGGTCGTTTTTCTTCCCGAATGTCTCGAGCGAAGTCCAGTGGACTCTCCTTCCCGAGTCGGGAGGGGCATTTCATGTTGCACGGGCCGCGTTCCTTCACTCGATCGTCATGCCGACTATTGTCGCCCACAGTCAACATGCGGCCTATGTCTGGGTAAATGGCCGTCAGCTGCTCCTGGGGCCACGTTTGACGATTCAGGGGTCATCAGCGGGATCGGGATCCGGGTGGGGACTGTTTGCCGTCGGGCTTTGGGTGGGGCTTCTCCTTCTGGGAGTGTGGGCGTGGGTTCAACTGAAAGCGCATGCGCGACTTCGCGTCATGTTGGGGCTCACGCTGCTCGGCCAGGTGATGCTGCACATCCCCTATGGCGATGAGACCTTTCTTTACGGCTTGCATTTCATGCCCTTCTTGATCCTCGTTACCGCAGCCGGTACGCTCACTTCTGCGCGACCGGTTGCCCTGGCGCTCGGAGCCTTGCTCCTGCTCGCTGCTTCGATGAACAATACCATCCAGTTCCAACGGGCCATCTCGATGGCCCACGATTCATACCGGCAGTCCCAAGTACAGCAAGAATCGGGCTCCAACAGCCTTCCCAATAACAATCAACGCCCCTGATGCTGCTTTCGGTGTTCGGCGCTCGTCACAGCTGCCGGAGACCTACCTCGGTTTGTGTCCGCTACTTGAGCTTGGCAACGGGCTGCAAGCGAACCATCGCCCCTTGTCCCGGCGGCGGAATACACAGCGGCTCCTGTTCGTTTCCGAATCGTTCCCGCGCCGACTTGAACACCCGCCCTTTCGCATAGGTGCAGAGTTCTCCGGCGAGCACGGTGCCGTCCTGATCGACATCCGCCGCCCCTCCCAAGCCCTTCAGGATTTCATAGGTAAACAGCCCATGTTGTCCGAGATCATAGGGGTGGGCCTCCTGGACAGCGCGATTCCCCACCATCCACATGATTCGTTCCTTCCCCTCGCCCGCCTGCTCCCACAGCGGAGGCACCGGCTCCACCCCGTCTTTCATCGCCACCCGTTCGAGCGAGAGATCGAGGATGACGATGGCGCGCCCAATCGGCGACTTCACCAGCGCCTCGTGCAAACGCCTCAAGGAGTAGAGTCTTGCCACAGAGGACGGAGTGCCGTCGAACGGGACCACCGACACGGCGCCGGTCGAAGCTTCCACCACCCCACGGCCGGACAGGTAGACATACGCCACCGCGGCGGAGTCCGCTTGCTTAGGCAGCCACTCTTCGAAGACGTCTGTCAGATCTCCCTTTAGCGCGTGCGAATCCGTCAACCGCCGCACCCGATCCGGAGGAATGCCGACGACCCCCTGCCAATAGGCCGCCACGACCTCCGCGTCGTGGGCGGCATACCTCACCCGCTGAAGCCCGTCTTCCCGGAACTGGCCGATCCCGATTGCGATGCCGACGGCCTTCGGTTGTTTGATCTTGACGGTCCGCTTGGGCAACTGGTCCACGTCCACCGGCACAGCCGTCGCCTCCGGCGCCGTGTCCGGCTTCATGGCCACCGCAAACTTCTTTGCGGAAGGCAGCCGGTCCGACGGGGAACGGCTCCGTAGGGTCAACACCAACTCGGCCTGGATCTCTTCTTTGACCGCTCCGATCTTCCCGTCCAACGACATGCGCTTCACCTCGCCGGCCGGAAGCTCGCCGACCGCCAAGACACCGGGAATCTGCTCGATCAGCTCCGGCGTGCCGCTGACCAGAATCTCCACGCCGGCTGCGTCACCCGGTCCTTCGTTCTTGACCTCGATCTCGACGGAAAGGGCCTCGCCTGTGTGGAGCAATTGGTTGCGATTTTCATCGCGGATGATCGCCCGAAACGTGATGGTCGCGGGCTCCGCGGCCGGACTCGACGGGGCAACCGCCGCAGCCGGTGCCGAAGGCTGCGCGGCGACCGCCCCCGCCTGGCCTGCCGTCGCTGCCAGAGGCGAAGGAGGGGCTGAAGACGAGGCCGGTGGAGATCCGGTGGAGGCCGCGGTGCCGGCCTTTCTGGCGTCGGCAAAGACGGCCAGCTTGCTTGAGGTACCGAGCTGCTTGGCCATCCCGTCCGTGACGTTGTTGACGGCCTCCCGGGCGACCGAATCCAACCCGGTGACGTCGCAAGACGTGTCGGTCGTTTCCACCTCTCCCTTTCCGAGACTTTTCAATTTCTTGTTGTAGAGCACGGTCCCGTCTGCCGTGGTAAACGCGAAATCGAGGCCGATCTCCACCGTCGCGGGGTAGGACTTATTCGCCTTCCGATAGGCGTTGACGTTCGCTTCGGCCAGTCCGAGCGAGACATCCTCGTAACCGTCCACCGCCACGGCCGCCGGCTGGTCGAAGACGACCTTTTCGAACACGCGGCCGGACCTTCGCTTGATCGCCGCGGTCAGCATCTCGCCGAAAGGCAACACTTTGTCGGCGCCACAGGCATCTTGATAGGAGAGTCGGGCCTCCTCGATCGTCGGAGCCATTCTCACCTGGACCGTGAGCGGAAGGTAGTAGCCGGATCCAAGACCGTCGCGGGAGGCGAACAGACCGCAGGAGCTGAGGGAGAGCAGCGAGAGCCATGCCAATACTTGCCCGGTCGCGCGCGGGAGGGATACCCACGGTTCTCGCTGTGCCAATCGCACGATAATCGTTATACCGAAAAGTCTTGTTCGAGCACAACAGACGCGGTGATTTGACAGGCCCAGACCGCTCGGCTATGGTCCCTTCGATCGGATGACTCCCTTGACCGACTGCCATCCCCAGCCGAACGCCGAACGTCAGGTGCCGCGGCTCTCGTGGTCCGCGGTCGCCCGCCTCATCCGCCTGCACAGCCAGACGGGAACATGGCTGTTGCTGCTGCCGACACTGTGGTCTCTCGTCCTGGCCGCCCGAGGTTTTCCTCCGGTGAGCTTGATCGTCATATTTTCTGCCGGTTCTTTCCTG
It encodes:
- a CDS encoding clostripain-related cysteine peptidase, translating into MATRKKKKSLSPRQWTFLAYIAGDNNLSDNGIEDIAEMTAVGTAPSSYAGVQIDTQGEHDGSVRYEISEPDVTGQAHRLVIERLPESDSGNPEILLNFLNWGLERYPAKNTITVVWNHGAGFRTVRRDIAYDDYGTSLDMNELKTAFMRAGLGKKKKLAILGFDACLMNMLEIAHHLRHLAQYVVGSQETEPGDGWPYDKVLKAMNRKPTPQAMAKAIVREYMRSYRVVGDSNITQSAIRTDRTEAAVLAWSRFGDALAASLPRERSVVDLARTKVQSYEFPDYVDAIHFAKLIADGTTIPVLRSRAQAFAKAAARCIVVSDCEGGSVANSNGVTIWYPPEKTQYLAFRGKYVAMDFSATGPGWVKFLDAVFA
- a CDS encoding isoamylase, which codes for MKLGARYDASGSNVQFRVFSARAERIELYLYQKPQSVDEAGSLPLVKDGEGVWSVTIPTTTLVSDYHISGPVYYGYRAWGPNWPYRATWTKGSCAGCVGDCDVDNEGNRFNPNKVLLDPYALEVSHDPQNAAYKEGQRYATGPDYRCLDSGQQAPKGIVLRPDTTSTGTKPTRALKDDIIYEVHLRGLTKHDSNTDIPPKYRGTYRGAALKVPYLKSLGVTAVELLPVQESQNDMNDVDPDSGSGDGYWGYDTHNYFSPDRRYSYSKTPGGPTKEFKAMVKAFHDAGMKVFIDVVYNHTGEGYAWRSSDPLTYNVRSWRGLDNPTYYSLSGNTYSYDNTGVGGNYNSHNPIAQNLIVDSLAYWRDVLGVDGFRFDLASVLGNKYEHDDYEYDLLDSGTALNRIPREITPRPTMGGEGADLIAEPWAYSGNNNYQVGNFPSHWSEWNGKYRDVIRRHQNKVGLTTITPGELARRLSGSPDLYLDGGDTRKPWNSINFIVAHDGLTLNDLYACNLKHNDLAWPFGPSDGGENNNMSWDQGGNPADQRKAARNGLALLMLSAGTPMMTGGDEFLRSLHCNNNPYNLDSSANWLSYNWDPIQKTFHSFVKRLVQFRKDHPALRPSEFYRGDDTNGNGMAQLSWHRPDGNMVDDAYWNNEENYAIAYRIDGTEFADPASAIYVGYNGWSGEVAFTLPQAGNNKRWYRVMDTSAWNEGPNTVATPGSETMLGGGGITYNLKGRAVLLLIAK